In Cololabis saira isolate AMF1-May2022 chromosome 4, fColSai1.1, whole genome shotgun sequence, one DNA window encodes the following:
- the ece2b gene encoding endothelin-converting enzyme 2b, with protein sequence MSVALQDLRNTMSTYKRATLDEDEASDTPAEAAASPDRLEVGFRKGGVDILGRRTQLEVLLSVLLMAALLALLVCLLLLGLGFGSDAGRGLCLSQACVTVASQIVEAMDRAADPCHDFYQFACGGWMRKNPLPDGRSRWSTFNSIWEQNQALLKHLLENGTFNSSSDAERKTQSYYLSCLNTQRIEELGAQPLVDLIAKIGGWNMTGPWDKDNFMEVLKVVSGPYRAQPFFSVGVSADPKNSNSNVIQVDQSGLFLPSRDYYLNKTANDKVLLAYLDYMVELGMLLGGERSHTQLLMQQILDLETALANITVPQDQRRDEEKIYHKVTIAELQLLAPSVDWLDFLSSSLSPLDLNDTEPVVLYAREYLQQVSELINRTDHSLLNNYMMWTLVQKGVATLDQRFENAQDKLLESLYGTKKSCTPRWQTCIGNTDDTLGFALGSLFVKATFDKHSKEIAEEMINGIRSAFKEALDQLKWMDEQTRQAAKDKADSIYDMIGFPEFILEPKELDDVYDGYDVSDDSFFTNMLNFYNFSSRVMADQLRKTPNKDQWSMTPPTVNAYYMPTKNGIVFPAGILQAPFYAHDHPKALNFGGIGVVMGHELTHAFDDQGREYDKEGNLRPWWQNSSVEAFRQRTECMMDQYNRYTVNGEHVNGKQTLGENIADNGGLKAAYHAYRSWTRKNGEEKRLPAVNLTNDQLFFVGFAQVWCSVRTPESAHEGLVTDPHSPPRYRVIGTLANSEDFSRHFACPEGTPMNTGKRCEVW encoded by the exons ATGTCGACCTACAAGCGAGCTACGCTGGACGAGGACGAGGCGTCCGACACTCCTGCCGAGGCGGCTGCTTCTCCCGACAGGCTGGAG GTGGGCTTCCGGAAGGGGGGCGTGGACATCCTGGGCCGGCGGACACAGCTGGAGGTTCTGCTGTCGGTGCTGCTAATGGCCGCCCTGCTGGCGCTGCTCGTctgcctgctgctgctgggcctgGGCTTCGGCTCGGATGCCGGCCGCGGCCTGTGCCTGTCGCAGGCCTGCGTCACCGTGGCCAGCCAGATCGTGGAGGCCATGGACCGCGCCGCCGACCCCTGCCACGACTTCTACCAGTTCGCCTGCGGCGGCTGGATGAGGAAGAACCCGCTGCCGGACGGACGCTCGCGCTGGTCCACGTTCAACAGCATCTGGGAGCAGAACCAGGCGCTGCTCAAGCACCTGCTGG AGAACGGGACGTTCAACAGCAGCAGCGACGCCGAGAGGAAGACGCAGTCGTACTACCTGTCCTGCCTGAACACGCAGCGGATCGAGGAGCTGGGGGCGCAGCCGCTCGTCGACCTCATCGCCAAG ATCGGCGGCTGGAACATGACGGGTCCCTGGGACAAGGACAACTTCATGGAGGTTCTGAAGGTGGTGTCGGGCCCGTACCGGGCCCAGCCCTTCTTCAGCGTGGGAGTCAGCGCCGACCCCAAGAACTCCAACAGCAACGTCATCCAG GTGGACCAGTCCGGGCTGTTCCTGCCGTCCAGGGACTACTACCTGAACAAGACGGCCAACGACAAG GTGCTGCTAGCCTACCTGGACTACATGGTGGAGCTGGGGATGCTGCTGGGCGGCGAGCGCAGCCACACGCAGCTGCTGATGCAGCAGATCCTGGACCTGGAGACGGCCCTGGCCAACATCACCGTCCCGCAGGACCAGCGCCGCGACGAGGAGAAGATCTACCACAAGGTCACCATCGCCGAGCTGCAG CTGCTGGCTCCGTCCGTGGACTGGCTGGACTTCCTGTCGTCCTCTCTGTCTCCTCTGGACCTGAACGACACGGAGCCGGTGGTTCTGTACGCCCGGGAGTACCTGCAGCAGGTGTCGGAGCTCATCAACCGGACGGACCACAG cctgcTGAACAACTACATGATGTGGACGCTGGTCCAGAAGGGCGTGGCCACGCTGGACCAGCGCTTCGAGAACGCCCAGGACAAACTTCTGGAGAGTCTCTACGGGACCAAGAAG TCCTGCACTCCGCGCTGGCAGACGTGCATCGGCAACACCGACGACACCCTGGGCTTCGCTCTGGGGTCGCTCTTCGTCAAGGCCACGTTCGACAAGCACAGCAAGGAGATC GCCGAGGAAATGATCAACGGGATCCGCTCAGCGTTCAAAGAAGCTCTGGACCAACTCAAGTGGATGGACGAGCAGACGAGACAGGCGGCCAAGGACAAG GCTGATTCCATCTACGACATGATCGGTTTCCCAGAATTCATCCTGGAGCCCAAAGAGCTGGACGACGTGTACGACGGG TACGACGTCTCTGACGACAGCTTCTTCACCAACATGCTGAACTTCTACAACTTCTCCTCCCGGGTGATGGCCGACCAGCTGAGGAAGACGCCCAACAAGGACCA GTGGAGCATGACCCCGCCCACGGTCAACGCCTACTACATGCCGACCAAGAACGGCATCGTGTTCCCCGCCGGGATCCTGCAGGCGCCGTTCTACGCCCACGACCACCCCAA GGCTCTGAACTTCGGGGGCATCGGCGTGGTGATGGGTCACGAGCTAACGCACGCCTTCGACGACCAGG GTCGTGAGTACGACAAAGAGGGCAACCTGCGTCCGTGGTGGCAGAACTCGTCGGTGGAGGCGTTCCGTCAGAGGACGGAGTGCATGATGGACCAGTACAACCGCTACACCGTCAACGGAGAGCACGTCAACGGCAAACAGACGCTCGGGGAAAACATCGCCGACAACGGAGGGCTGAAGGCGGCGTACCAC GCCTACCGGTCCTGGACCCGGAAGAACGGAGAGGAGAAGAGACTCCCGGCCGTCAACCTGACCAACGACCAACTCTTCTTCGTGGGATTCGCCCAG GTGTGGTGCTCCGTCCGGACGCCGGAGAGCGCCCACGAGGGCCTGGTGACCGACCCGCACAGCCCCCCCAGGTACCGGGTCATCGGCACCCTGGCCAACTCCGAGGACTTCAGCCGCCACTTCGCCTGTCCGGAGGGAACGCCCATGAACACCGGGAAGCGCTGCGAGGTCTGGTAG